From Triticum aestivum cultivar Chinese Spring chromosome 4A, IWGSC CS RefSeq v2.1, whole genome shotgun sequence, a single genomic window includes:
- the LOC123083511 gene encoding brassinosteroid-responsive RING protein 1-like, with protein sequence MGFPPAVPRLLPNLLFLLTHLRRLSSWLLGAGIDHPNNSDSDHHHHHHGLKELEEHCPAVRFDELSVSNDGTSAGMPILPEGCVVCLSDFHGTARVRRPRRCRHVFHFGCLDRWAAHGQRTCPLCRAPFLPPFLLPMPVPTS encoded by the exons ATGGGCTTCCCGCCGGCAGTGCCCAGGCTCCTGCCCAACCTCCTCTTCCTGCTTACCCAcctccgccgcctctcctcctGGCTGCTCGGCGCCGGCATTGACCACCCAAACAACTCAGActccgaccaccaccaccaccacc ACGGCCTCAAGGAGCTGGAGGAGCACTGCCCGGCCGTGCGCTTCGACGAGCTCTCCGTATCCAACGACGGCACCAGCGCCGGGATGCCCATCCTCCCAGAGGGATGCGTGGTGTGCCTCAGCGACTTCCACGGCACCGCGCGTGTGCGCCGGCCGCGGCGGTGCCGGCACGTCTTTCACTTTGGCTGCCTCGACCGCTGGGCCGCTCACGGCCAGAGAACCTGCCCGCTCTGCCGGGCTCCGTTCCTCCCGCCCTTCCTCCTGCCCATGCCAGTCCCGACGTCGTGA